One Oryza sativa Japonica Group chromosome 8, ASM3414082v1 DNA window includes the following coding sequences:
- the LOC4345515 gene encoding uncharacterized protein yields MAVVQMLSWLSSGAAWFVFLNVIVGAIAVVSWLGQGVGGTTSTPSSAARRRLARTASTVVMERLRSVANFPFQYLSGDYSATPLHVHGDVSSGSDYFYYPREAEEELVEAVAAAPFRPEPPAPVREVVAATTPSMAAPRSSPVAAATAAAIKNEEEEAEAEEEEESISLDEAYALAQQAQARSPRSAPDAAAAAKAADAKPRRARAEEVEEGKAEVNARAERFIKQFREDLKLQRINSIINYTNALRRRGAGGVAATAPAPAR; encoded by the coding sequence atGGCGGTGGTGCAGATGCTGTCGTGGCTCAGCTCCGGGGCGGCGTGGTTCGTGTTCCTGAACGTCATCGtcggcgccatcgccgtcgtgtCGTGGCTGGGGCAGGGCGTGGGCGGGacgacctcgacgccgtcgtcggcggcgcggcggaggctggCGCGCACCGCGTCGACCGTTGTGATGGAGAGGCTCCGGTCCGTCGCCAACTTCCCCTTCCAGTACCTCTCCGGCGACTACAGCGCCACGCCGCTCCACGTCCACGGCGACGTCTCGTCGGGGTCCGATTACTTCTACTACCCGCGTGAGGCAGAGGAGGAGTTGGTGgaggccgtcgcggcggcgccgttccggccggagccgccggcgccggtgagggaggtcgtggcggcgacgacgccgtccATGGCGGCGCCACGGAGCTCGCCTGTGGCCGCCGCAACAGCGGCGGCGATCAAGAacgaggaagaagaggcggaagcagaggaggaggaggagtccaTCAGCTTGGACGAGGCGTACGCGCTGGCCCAGCAGGCGCAGGCGCGCTCGCCGCGTTCCGCACCagatgccgcggcggcggcgaaggcggcggacgccaagccgcggcgggcgcgggcagAGGAGGTAGAGGAAGGGAAGGCGGAGGTGAACGCGCGGGCCGAGCGGTTCATCAAGCAGTTCAGGGAGGACCTCAAGCTGCAGCGCATCAACTCCATCATCAACTACACCaacgcgctgcgccgccgcggcgccggcggcgtcgcggcgaccgcgccggcgccggcacggTAG
- the LOC4345516 gene encoding pentatricopeptide repeat-containing protein At5g12100, mitochondrial, translated as MSRRLLLPRRSLCSTSAAAAATHLHELASLLAAGRFHASVDLAKSLLLTAQPPAASVVPDLYHALAAVAAAAASASASASPGDPHPASSFLCDAASALVVASARLRLPDGALRLLSDLADEARAPLPSLSSCNLLLEALLSLGRHADVRRAFGILASAGARPDTFAWNKAVQACVAAGDLGEAVGMLRRMGRDGAPPPNAFSYNVVIAGMWRAGRGGDAVEVFDEMTERAVLPNHITYNTMIDGHIKGGDLEAGFRLRDQMVCHGLKPNAITYNVLLSGLCRAGRMGETSALLDEMASQKMVPDGFTYSILFDGLSRNGDSKAMLSLFGKYLKNGVTIGDYTCSILLNGLCKDGKVSIAEEVLQSLVNAGLVPTRVIYNTLINGYCQTGELEGAFSTFGQMKSRHIKPDHITYNALINGLCKAERITNAQDLLMEMQDNGVNPTVETFNTLIDAYGRTGQLEKCFIVLSEMQENGLKPNVVSYGSIVNAFCKNGKIPEAVAILDDMFHKDVLPNAQVYNAIIDAYVEHGPNDQAFILVEKMKSNGISPSIVTYNLLIKGLCNQSQISEAEEIINSLSNHRLIPDAVSYNTLISACCYRGNIDKALDLQQRMHKYGIKSTVRTYHQLISGLGGAGRLNEMEYLYQKMMQNNVVPSNAIHNIMVEAYSKYGNEIKAEDLRKEMLQKRNNHDDT; from the coding sequence ATgtctcgccgcctcctcctcccacgccGCTCCCTCTGCTCCAcctccgcggcggccgccgccacccacctcCACGagctcgcctccctcctcgccgccggccgcttccACGCCTCCGTCGACCTCGCCAAGTCTCTCCTCCTCACCGCgcagccgcccgccgcctccgtcgtccccgACCTCTAccacgccctcgccgccgtcgccgccgccgccgcatccgcatccgcatccgcctCGCCTGGAGACCCTCATCcggcctcctccttcctctgcgacgccgcctccgccctcgtCGTCGCGTCCGCGCGGCTCCGCCTCCCCGACGGCGCGCTCCGGCTTCTGTCcgacctcgccgacgaagcccgcgcgccgctgccaTCCCTCTCCTCCTGCAACCTCCTCCTCGAGGCCCTCCTCTCGCTCGGCCGCCACGCCGACGTGCGCCGCGCGTTTGGGATCCTCGCGTCCGCCGGGGCGCGCCCGGACACGTTCGCGTGGAACAAGGCCGTCCAGGCGTGCGTCGCGGCGGGCGACCTCGGCGAGGCCGTCGGGATGCTCCGGCGGATGGGACgcgacggcgcgccgccgcccaacgCGTTCTCGTACAACGTGGTCATCGCGGGGATGTGGAGGGCAGGGAGGGGTGGTGACGCCGTtgaggtgttcgatgaaatgacGGAGAGGGCCGTGCTGCCGAATCATATCACATACAATACGATGATTGATGGGCACATCAAGGGCGGCGACCTGGAGGCTGGTTTCAGGCTGCGGGATCAGATGGTGTGTCATGGCTTGAAGCCGAATGCGATTACGTATAATGTGCTCCTGTCCGGTCTGTGCCGTGCTGGCAGGATGGGAGAGACGTCAGCCTTGTTGGATGAAATGGCATCACAAAAGATGGTGCCCGATGGCTTCACATATAGCATTTTATTTGATGGTCTCTCAAGAAATGGTGACTCAAAGGCAATGCTTTCATTGTTTGGAAAATATTTGAAGAATGGAGTGACAATTGGAGATTACACTTGTAGTATCTTGTTGAATGGCCTGTGTAAGGATGGCAAAGTTTCAATTGCTGAAGAGGTTCTTCAGTCACTGGTAAATGCAGGGTTAGTCCCAACAAGGGTGATCTATAACACTCTGATCAATGGATATTGCCAGACTGGAGAGCTTGAAGGGGCCTTCTCAACCTTTGGACAGATGAAGTCGCGGCATATCAAGCCAGATCACATTACCTACAATGCACTAATCAATGGTTTGTGTAAGGCTGAAAGAATCACCAATGCACAAGATCTGTTAATGGAGATGCAGGACAATGGAGTGAATCCAACTGTGGAAACTTTCAATACGCTGATTGATGCTTATGGAAGGACTGGGCAACTTGAGAAATGTTTCATTGTTCTTTCCGAAATGCAAGAGAATGGGCTAAAACCAAATGTTGTCTCCTATGGTTCAATTGTCAATGCTTTTTGTAAGAATGGAAAAATCCCAGAAGCTGTAGCTATATTGGATGATATGTTTCATAAAGATGTTTTACCAAATGCCCAGGTGTACAATGCTATCATAGATGCATACGTAGAGCATGGTCCCAATGATCAGGCTTTTATTTTAGTTGAGAAGATGAAGAGTAACGGAATATCTCCAAGTATAGTAACCTACAATTTGCTTATAAAAGGCCTTTGCAACCAGTCGCAGATATCTGAAGCTGAGGAAATTATTAACAGCTTAAGTAATCACAGGTTGATACCTGATGCTGTCAGCTATAATACTTTAATATCAGCATGCTGTTACAGAGGCAATATTGATAAAGCCTTGGATCTTCAGCAAAGAATGCATAAGTATGGCATCAAATCTACGGTGAGAACATACCATCAACTTATTAGCGGATTAGGTGGTGCAGGGAGATTAAATGAAATGGAATATCTGTATCAGAAAATGATGCAAAATAATGTTGTACCCAGTAATGCAATACATAATATCATGGTTGAGGCCTACTcaaaatatggaaatgaaatTAAGGCAGAAGATCTGAGGAAGGAAATGTTACAGAAAAGGAACAACCATGATGACACATGA
- the LOC4345517 gene encoding WAT1-related protein At5g64700 isoform X1 — translation MDITGAGAMGGGSTAATAAAAAGAGWKTPVSMVLVQLFITGQILLSKVSIGGGMLIFVLLAYNSFFAVVFLLPFALIFERGKWRDMDWGAFGWIFLNAFIGYSVPMSLYYYGLKDTTSSYSVIFLNITPLFTFILSLMFRLEAFKLRSIPGVLKIASILLSIGGTMLISLYKGKSLHLWDSIIQHQNEHKSATNQLRGTILLVGSSFTFACWFLIQSKILKVYPYKYWSSMVTCLVGVFQTALVGIILRRDKSAWELGWNLNLVTIVYTGALATAGKYILNSWAITKRGPTYPTMFSPLSVVFTVVLDSVLLGNDITIGSLLGTALVIVGLYLFLWAKAREIPKKST, via the exons atggacaTCACCGGCGCGGGCGCTATGGGAGGAGGATccacggccgccaccgccgccgcggcggcgggggccgggTGGAAGACGCCGGTGTCGATGGTGCTGGTGCAGCTGTTCATCACGGGGCAGATCCTGCTGTCCAAGGTGTCCATCGGCGGTGGCATGTTGATCTTCGTGCTGCTTGCGTACAACAGCTtcttcgccgtcgtcttcctcctccccttcgcgCTCATCTTCGAGAG AGGCAAGTGGAGGGACATGGATTGGGGTGCATTCGGATGGATCTTTCTCAATGCGTTCATTGG GTACTCTGTGCCAATGAGCCTCTACTACTATGGCCTCAAGGATACCACATCATCCTATTCCGTTATCTTTCTTAATATAACTCCCCTGTTCACCTTCATCCTCTCACTTATGTTCAG GTTGGAGGCATTCAAACTTAGAAGCATACCTGGAGTACTGAAAATAGCGAGCATACTGCTTTCCATTGGAGGGACAATGCTTATAAGCCTTTACAAAGGCAAGTCATTGCATCTCTGGGATTCTATCATACAACACCAAAATGAACACAAGTCAGCAACCAATCAGCTAAGAGGAACAATTCTATTGGTTGGCAGCAGCTTCACCTTTGCTTGCTGGTTTCTTATTCAG TCAAAGATTCTCAAAGTGTATCCATACAAATATTGGTCGTCCATGGTGACATGCTTGGTTGGAGTATTTCAAACCGCATTGGTCGGAATCATATTAAGGagagacaagagtgcatggGAGCTAGGATGGAATCTCAACCTTGTTACCATCGTGTACACG GGGGCACTTGCAACAGCCGGGAAATATATATTGAATTCATGGGCAATAACTAAGCGAGGCCCAACCTATCCCACAATGTTCAGTCCATTATCAGTCGTCTTCACTGTTGTGTTGGATTCAGTCCTTCTAGGAAATGATATTACAATTGGAAG TCTTCTAGGCACAGCATTGGTGATTGTCGGGCTCTACCTTTTTCTCTGGGCCAAAGCACGAGAAATACCTAAGAAGTCAACATAG
- the LOC4345517 gene encoding WAT1-related protein At5g64700 isoform X2, with product MDITGAGAMGGGSTAATAAAAAGAGWKTPVSMVLVQLFITGQILLSKVSIGGGMLIFVLLAYNSFFAVVFLLPFALIFERGKWRDMDWGAFGWIFLNAFIGYSVPMSLYYYGLKDTTSSYSVIFLNITPLFTFILSLMFRLEAFKLRSIPGVLKIASILLSIGGTMLISLYKGKSLHLWDSIIQHQNEHKSATNQLRGTILLVGSSFTFACWFLIQSKILKVYPYKYWSSMVTCLVGVFQTALVGIILRRDKSAWELGWNLNLVTIVYTSSRHSIGDCRALPFSLGQSTRNT from the exons atggacaTCACCGGCGCGGGCGCTATGGGAGGAGGATccacggccgccaccgccgccgcggcggcgggggccgggTGGAAGACGCCGGTGTCGATGGTGCTGGTGCAGCTGTTCATCACGGGGCAGATCCTGCTGTCCAAGGTGTCCATCGGCGGTGGCATGTTGATCTTCGTGCTGCTTGCGTACAACAGCTtcttcgccgtcgtcttcctcctccccttcgcgCTCATCTTCGAGAG AGGCAAGTGGAGGGACATGGATTGGGGTGCATTCGGATGGATCTTTCTCAATGCGTTCATTGG GTACTCTGTGCCAATGAGCCTCTACTACTATGGCCTCAAGGATACCACATCATCCTATTCCGTTATCTTTCTTAATATAACTCCCCTGTTCACCTTCATCCTCTCACTTATGTTCAG GTTGGAGGCATTCAAACTTAGAAGCATACCTGGAGTACTGAAAATAGCGAGCATACTGCTTTCCATTGGAGGGACAATGCTTATAAGCCTTTACAAAGGCAAGTCATTGCATCTCTGGGATTCTATCATACAACACCAAAATGAACACAAGTCAGCAACCAATCAGCTAAGAGGAACAATTCTATTGGTTGGCAGCAGCTTCACCTTTGCTTGCTGGTTTCTTATTCAG TCAAAGATTCTCAAAGTGTATCCATACAAATATTGGTCGTCCATGGTGACATGCTTGGTTGGAGTATTTCAAACCGCATTGGTCGGAATCATATTAAGGagagacaagagtgcatggGAGCTAGGATGGAATCTCAACCTTGTTACCATCGTGTACACG TCTTCTAGGCACAGCATTGGTGATTGTCGGGCTCTACCTTTTTCTCTGGGCCAAAGCACGAGAAATACCTAA